Proteins encoded by one window of Emticicia oligotrophica DSM 17448:
- a CDS encoding MBL fold metallo-hydrolase, translating into MFFQHVYDKSLAQASYFIGCQKAGVALVIDPKRDIDTYLEIAKQNNMKITHVTETHIHADFLSGARELAAVTGAQLYLSDEGGEGWEYEFEHVGLKDGSIFYVGNLKLEVLHTPGHTPESISFLLTDQPASPEPVMLFTGDFVFVGDVGRPDLLEKAAGVAGTKEAGALEMYKSIQRFNALPDFLQVWPGHGAGSACGKALGAVPSSTVGYEKIRNWAFQYEDNKDGFVQYLLADQPEPPKYFAMMKHLNKVARPLLTEVPQQKKLSAEEVKDAMAKGVKLIDTRNKIDFAAGYVPGSINIQGNNSFATWMGWFVNYEEQFMLVASESQIEDLTRKLMRIGLDNVLGYITDVGNLGLELQKSDVIGMDEFKTYLDREDTQIIDLRGVAEYNTGHIQGAENVFIGTILQNLDKISKDKQIVIHCQGGDRAAIGHSVLERAGFKNIKNYSAGMNEWVNKGNPVGTSVAEAIAQ; encoded by the coding sequence ATGTTTTTTCAACACGTATATGACAAATCATTGGCTCAAGCGAGCTACTTTATTGGCTGCCAAAAAGCTGGTGTTGCCCTTGTAATCGACCCGAAAAGAGATATTGATACCTATCTCGAAATTGCCAAGCAAAATAATATGAAAATTACCCACGTGACAGAAACGCACATTCATGCTGATTTTCTTTCTGGGGCAAGAGAATTGGCTGCGGTTACGGGTGCTCAACTCTACTTATCAGATGAAGGTGGTGAAGGATGGGAATATGAGTTTGAACACGTTGGGCTAAAAGATGGCAGTATTTTTTATGTTGGAAACTTAAAACTAGAAGTTTTACATACACCGGGGCATACGCCAGAAAGTATTAGCTTCTTACTTACTGACCAACCTGCAAGCCCAGAGCCAGTGATGTTGTTTACAGGCGATTTTGTTTTTGTAGGAGATGTTGGTCGCCCTGATTTATTAGAAAAAGCCGCAGGTGTGGCGGGTACAAAAGAAGCAGGTGCTTTAGAAATGTATAAATCAATTCAGCGTTTCAATGCCTTACCCGATTTCTTGCAAGTTTGGCCAGGACACGGAGCTGGTTCGGCATGTGGAAAAGCATTAGGTGCAGTGCCAAGTTCGACAGTTGGATATGAGAAAATCAGAAACTGGGCATTCCAGTATGAAGATAATAAAGATGGATTTGTACAGTACCTACTAGCTGACCAACCTGAACCACCAAAGTATTTTGCCATGATGAAGCACTTGAATAAAGTTGCTCGTCCGCTACTGACAGAAGTACCACAACAGAAAAAGTTAAGTGCAGAAGAAGTAAAGGATGCAATGGCAAAAGGTGTAAAACTCATAGATACACGTAATAAGATTGATTTTGCTGCTGGCTACGTACCTGGTAGTATCAATATTCAAGGAAACAATTCTTTTGCTACTTGGATGGGTTGGTTTGTGAACTACGAAGAGCAATTTATGTTGGTAGCTTCGGAGTCCCAAATTGAAGACCTTACCCGTAAATTAATGCGTATAGGTTTAGATAACGTTTTGGGGTATATTACAGATGTTGGCAATTTAGGGCTTGAACTTCAAAAAAGTGATGTCATCGGAATGGATGAGTTTAAGACCTATTTAGACCGTGAAGATACCCAAATAATTGATTTGAGAGGTGTTGCCGAATACAATACAGGCCACATACAAGGTGCAGAAAATGTATTTATTGGTACAATTCTACAAAATCTTGATAAAATAAGTAAAGACAAACAAATTGTTATTCATTGTCAAGGTGGAGATAGAGCCGCAATCGGTCATTCAGTGCTTGAAAGAGCGGGCTTTAAAAATATCAAAAATTATTCTGCAGGTATGAATGAATGGGTGAATAAAGGTAATCCAGTAGGAACTTCAGTTGCTGAAGCCATAGCTCAGTAA
- a CDS encoding sulfite exporter TauE/SafE family protein encodes MNSTEIFGFSASILIGVSLGLIGGGGSILTLPVLVYLLHISPVTSTAYSLFVVGTTSLVGSTSFMRKSLVNYRAAVVFAIPSFTTVFLTRKYLVPAIPDPIISFSGVEVSKNVGIMVFFALIMLAASYSMIKSKKEESANETGELKFNYLMIALEGGVVGILTGIVGAGGGFLIIPALVLFARLPMKMAVGTSLLIIAAKSLIGFVGDLSNMEVDWKFLISFTALSVVGIFLGSYLSKFVPGEKLKKSFGWFVLVMGIYIISKEIFFK; translated from the coding sequence ATGAACTCTACAGAAATATTTGGTTTTTCGGCATCAATCCTAATCGGTGTTAGCTTAGGTCTTATAGGCGGCGGCGGGAGTATTCTCACATTGCCCGTATTAGTGTATCTGCTTCATATAAGTCCAGTTACCTCAACCGCTTATTCTTTGTTTGTCGTTGGGACTACATCGTTGGTTGGGTCGACGAGTTTTATGCGTAAATCGCTTGTAAATTATCGTGCGGCTGTTGTGTTTGCCATTCCTTCATTTACAACTGTTTTTTTAACTCGCAAATATTTAGTACCTGCCATTCCCGACCCAATTATTAGTTTTTCGGGTGTTGAAGTATCAAAAAATGTAGGTATTATGGTGTTTTTTGCTCTGATTATGTTAGCGGCATCTTATTCAATGATTAAAAGCAAAAAGGAAGAAAGTGCGAATGAAACGGGAGAACTGAAATTCAATTATCTAATGATTGCCCTTGAGGGTGGTGTTGTTGGAATTCTAACAGGAATCGTTGGAGCAGGTGGTGGATTTTTGATTATTCCTGCTTTGGTTTTATTTGCTCGTTTGCCCATGAAAATGGCGGTTGGAACTTCATTATTAATCATTGCTGCTAAATCTCTCATTGGCTTTGTTGGTGATTTATCGAATATGGAAGTAGATTGGAAATTTCTTATCTCATTTACTGCCCTTTCGGTTGTCGGCATCTTTTTAGGCTCGTATTTATCGAAATTCGTTCCGGGCGAAAAACTTAAAAAATCATTCGGTTGGTTTGTGCTCGTCATGGGTATTTATATCATATCAAAAGAAATCTTTTTCAAATAA